From Thermoflavifilum aggregans, a single genomic window includes:
- a CDS encoding head GIN domain-containing protein, with amino-acid sequence MHTTNFSSLHKLSLAVMMLILASCTGFSQNIRGNGNITTTSRTVNTFHEIRVSGAFHLFLKQDSLISVKVQTDDNLQSYVITENRGDALVIREKGNVNLRSTDNIRVYVSVPDLRSVQISGACVLTSENNMQVPSFKLEASGASKLNLILTTHAFHAECSGATEGMIQGSAKTAEIELSGAGKLQAGNFHVEQLKLDVSGAAKAEVYAEKSLDVDVSGAGMVTYSGHPQVNESVSGAGKIKSVNP; translated from the coding sequence ATGCACACAACCAACTTTTCTTCCCTGCACAAGCTATCACTTGCTGTGATGATGCTTATCCTGGCATCCTGTACAGGATTTTCACAAAACATCCGGGGCAATGGAAATATTACAACCACATCGCGCACGGTGAACACATTTCATGAGATCCGCGTGAGCGGTGCTTTTCATTTGTTTCTTAAACAGGATTCTCTTATTAGCGTAAAGGTGCAGACCGATGATAATCTCCAATCCTATGTGATAACGGAAAACAGAGGCGATGCACTGGTGATCCGGGAAAAGGGAAACGTTAATCTTCGCTCTACGGACAATATTCGGGTTTATGTTTCCGTGCCTGATTTGCGAAGCGTCCAGATCAGCGGTGCATGCGTGCTGACCAGTGAAAATAATATGCAAGTACCTTCCTTTAAACTGGAAGCAAGCGGAGCTTCGAAATTAAATTTAATACTCACCACCCATGCATTTCATGCAGAATGTTCAGGTGCAACAGAAGGCATGATACAGGGCAGCGCCAAAACTGCAGAAATCGAATTATCGGGTGCTGGTAAGCTTCAGGCTGGGAATTTTCATGTGGAGCAACTTAAACTGGATGTTTCCGGAGCAGCAAAAGCAGAGGTATATGCCGAAAAATCACTGGATGTTGATGTATCCGGTGCAGGAATGGTAACTTATAGCGGGCATCCACAGGTAAATGAATCTGTTTCCGGCGCAGGAAAAATAAAAAGTGTGAATCCCTGA
- a CDS encoding ABC transporter ATP-binding protein codes for MNEPIIILDGLTKQYDQLVAVDHLHLTIYRGEIFGLLGPNGAGKSTTILMLLGLTEPTSGKVRVCGIDPVTHPVEVKRKVGYLPDNVRFYDDLTGLENLIYTGQLNRMTKKQAREKALGLLSRVDLSGAAHQKAGTYSRGMIQRLGLADVLMKDPEVIIMDEPTVGIDPTGAKEFLELILKLSKEDSITVLLSSHYLLQVQEICDRIGLFVRGKLIAVGDISSLSRELFANEPFIIEATVQYPLSAYADSNRVVDLQQLLAKIDGVKQVVVENERVKIFAARDIAPQVARTIVHAGLDLISLSRREHGLEDIYQRYFEKETEIAV; via the coding sequence GTGAACGAACCAATTATCATATTAGATGGTCTCACCAAACAATATGATCAGCTTGTTGCAGTTGATCATTTGCATTTAACTATTTATCGTGGTGAAATATTCGGATTGTTAGGGCCAAATGGTGCCGGTAAATCTACCACGATATTGATGTTGCTGGGGCTTACTGAACCCACGTCGGGCAAGGTGCGCGTTTGTGGCATTGATCCGGTTACCCATCCGGTGGAAGTAAAGCGAAAAGTGGGTTATTTACCGGATAATGTGCGGTTTTATGATGATTTAACCGGATTGGAAAATTTAATTTATACCGGCCAGCTAAACCGGATGACGAAAAAACAAGCCCGTGAAAAGGCTTTAGGTTTGCTTTCCCGTGTAGATTTGTCGGGTGCAGCACATCAAAAGGCTGGTACGTATTCACGCGGTATGATCCAAAGGTTGGGACTGGCTGATGTGCTGATGAAAGATCCGGAAGTTATCATTATGGATGAACCTACGGTTGGAATTGATCCTACGGGTGCAAAAGAGTTTTTGGAATTGATTTTGAAATTAAGCAAGGAAGATTCCATTACCGTTTTGCTTTCTTCCCATTATCTGCTTCAGGTACAGGAAATATGCGATCGAATCGGATTGTTTGTAAGAGGCAAATTAATAGCCGTTGGAGATATTTCTTCTTTATCCCGTGAATTATTTGCTAATGAACCTTTTATTATTGAAGCAACTGTACAATATCCTTTATCTGCATATGCTGATTCCAATCGTGTAGTTGATTTACAGCAATTGCTTGCAAAGATTGATGGTGTAAAACAAGTTGTGGTGGAGAATGAACGAGTAAAGATTTTTGCTGCCAGAGATATTGCACCACAGGTGGCACGTACTATTGTGCATGCTGGATTGGATCTGATATCGCTTTCCAGGCGGGAACACGGCTTGGAAGATATTTATCAGCGATATTTTGAAAAGGAAACCGAGATTGCAGTATAA
- a CDS encoding TonB-dependent receptor: MKSFRQVFYGMMLFIGSGMPLFAQSVYQVKGRVMEDSTIAATFATVRVFHLPDSTLAGGAISDSVGWFHLELPAAGTYLLKVSLLGRQSAELPFQLKQGQYHVQLPPVQLQTGSHALQAVQIVATRPFIEQQPGKTVLHVEGSPTAAGSDVLDILQKAPGVTVDQDGNITLKGKSGVMVMIDGRPTYLSQQQLTNFLKTIRAESVASIDVITNPSAKYDAAGSAGIIDIHLKKNNQEGYNGSVQAQFQQGRYPATSGSWELHYAHRAVHAYVNGGFYTGQSFNDLHLTRNFYTPDKSLQATMKQVSHMQFPETDYQLRVGSDLDISSRQSIGFFIDANQSREHDKSQGPISFYDSAYQLDSTASPSSKNDGTWRNMTYNLHYHLQLDTTGQELSAEFNAAPFKSNANSNDVTQYFLADGNPLRDPSYKQGELSSDIQILSGKMDYSLPMKKKRKLEAGIKASHVKSDNQVQYQNWDQGKQIWIPDTGLTNHFIYQEDIYAAYASIDQDLAKGWHVQVGLRGEQTVTRAHQLVHDSLVRRSYLNLFPNLMIKKDFSQNHSISFAFNRRIDRPDYQDLNPFRYYIDQYTYQMGNPFLQPQLTYATEFSYTYMNQYTLTLDYSYTTDVITEYVRQDEKTRIGYQTNENLSSFTNLGATWSVPVKLAHWWNTQNFLSIFYNDYKGNVDQIQLMNQHVAWRFNSVQEFQLPAHIKAELSGFYRSSMPYGAFTLKPMYRIDIGLQKTLFHDKGTLKLFANDIFKTQQGRVSLHYLNTDLQIQNTWNSRRVGISFTYRFGNQQLKVKTVNQTGIEEEQSRIKK; encoded by the coding sequence ATGAAAAGTTTTCGCCAAGTATTTTATGGAATGATGCTCTTCATCGGATCAGGAATGCCTTTGTTTGCGCAATCGGTTTACCAGGTAAAAGGAAGGGTCATGGAAGACAGTACCATAGCTGCTACTTTTGCCACAGTCCGTGTATTTCATCTACCTGATTCGACCCTGGCAGGCGGGGCCATTAGCGATTCTGTAGGATGGTTTCATCTGGAACTTCCGGCAGCGGGTACGTATCTGCTAAAGGTAAGTTTGCTTGGCAGGCAATCGGCCGAATTGCCTTTTCAGCTTAAACAGGGTCAATATCATGTACAACTGCCTCCGGTTCAGTTGCAAACGGGAAGTCACGCATTGCAGGCCGTTCAGATTGTGGCCACCAGACCTTTCATTGAACAGCAGCCAGGCAAGACAGTTCTTCATGTGGAAGGCAGTCCAACTGCCGCCGGCAGTGATGTGCTCGACATTTTACAAAAAGCACCCGGAGTAACGGTAGATCAGGATGGAAACATTACCCTGAAAGGGAAATCGGGTGTAATGGTGATGATTGATGGCAGGCCCACGTATTTGTCCCAACAGCAGCTTACCAATTTTTTGAAAACCATTCGTGCAGAATCGGTAGCTTCTATTGATGTGATCACCAATCCCTCTGCCAAATACGATGCGGCTGGCAGTGCAGGTATTATTGATATCCATCTGAAGAAAAATAATCAGGAAGGTTATAACGGTTCTGTGCAGGCTCAATTTCAGCAGGGTCGCTATCCGGCCACCAGCGGCAGCTGGGAGTTGCACTATGCTCATCGTGCTGTTCATGCTTATGTAAACGGAGGATTTTATACAGGACAATCATTTAACGATTTGCATCTTACCAGAAATTTTTATACGCCCGATAAATCCTTGCAAGCAACGATGAAACAGGTCTCACACATGCAGTTTCCGGAAACCGACTATCAACTCAGAGTGGGAAGTGATCTGGATATCAGTTCCCGTCAAAGTATTGGTTTCTTTATAGATGCCAATCAAAGTCGGGAACATGATAAAAGTCAGGGGCCCATATCATTTTATGATTCTGCATACCAGCTCGATTCAACCGCATCACCGAGCAGCAAAAATGATGGAACATGGAGAAACATGACTTATAATCTGCACTATCATCTGCAGCTGGATACGACAGGGCAGGAGCTGAGTGCAGAATTCAACGCAGCACCCTTTAAAAGTAATGCAAACAGTAATGATGTCACCCAATATTTCCTGGCTGATGGCAATCCGCTCCGCGATCCATCTTACAAACAAGGTGAGCTGAGTTCCGATATTCAGATTCTTTCCGGTAAAATGGATTATTCCCTTCCCATGAAGAAAAAGCGCAAACTGGAAGCAGGCATAAAAGCAAGCCATGTAAAAAGTGATAATCAGGTGCAGTATCAAAACTGGGATCAGGGCAAACAAATCTGGATACCGGATACGGGTTTAACCAATCATTTTATTTATCAGGAAGATATTTATGCAGCTTATGCTAGTATTGATCAGGATCTTGCAAAGGGATGGCATGTGCAGGTGGGTTTGCGTGGCGAACAAACTGTAACCCGCGCTCATCAGCTGGTTCATGACTCTTTGGTAAGACGTTCATATCTGAATTTGTTTCCCAATCTCATGATCAAAAAAGATTTTTCACAGAATCATAGCATAAGCTTCGCATTCAACAGACGTATTGACCGGCCCGATTATCAGGATCTGAATCCATTCAGGTATTATATTGATCAATATACCTATCAGATGGGTAATCCTTTCCTGCAGCCTCAGCTTACGTATGCAACAGAGTTCAGTTACACATACATGAATCAATACACACTTACATTGGATTATAGTTATACCACCGATGTGATTACTGAATATGTACGTCAGGATGAAAAGACACGTATCGGATATCAGACCAATGAAAATCTGAGTTCTTTCACCAATCTGGGTGCAACGTGGAGCGTTCCCGTTAAGCTTGCACATTGGTGGAATACACAAAATTTTCTCAGCATATTTTATAATGATTACAAGGGGAATGTGGATCAAATCCAACTGATGAATCAACATGTAGCATGGCGATTTAATTCGGTGCAGGAATTTCAGTTACCTGCACATATCAAGGCTGAGCTTTCCGGTTTCTATCGCTCATCCATGCCATACGGCGCATTCACCTTAAAACCCATGTATAGGATTGATATAGGTTTGCAGAAAACCCTTTTTCATGATAAAGGCACACTTAAGTTATTTGCAAATGATATATTCAAAACACAACAAGGCAGGGTAAGCCTGCATTATTTAAATACAGATCTGCAGATTCAGAACACATGGAATAGCAGGAGAGTGGGTATCAGTTTTACTTATCGTTTCGGAAATCAGCAATTAAAAGTGAAAACAGTAAATCAGACAGGCATTGAGGAAGAGCAAAGTCGTATCAAAAAATGA
- a CDS encoding DeoR/GlpR family DNA-binding transcription regulator, producing MAPLTHRHQKILEQLQERGYVNVTDLCRQLQVSAVTIRKDLKFLEQRGLLFRSHGGASLHNPYINELPVNEKEKIRMEEKMRIGEAAARLIEPDDAIIIASGTTVLAFARCIRPRHHLTVITASLNVALELNRYPETEVIQLPGPLRKTSSSVIGPYAEQMLQQFSCSKLFLGVDGIDPEFGCTTTSMLEASLNRHMMAAAQKTIVLADSTKFGKRGFGKICDMDEVDQIITDREVSDAMLKALDEKGVEVVKA from the coding sequence ATGGCACCACTCACTCATCGGCATCAGAAAATCCTGGAGCAGCTCCAGGAAAGGGGTTATGTGAACGTAACCGACCTGTGCAGGCAATTGCAGGTTTCGGCCGTAACCATTCGAAAGGATCTTAAATTTCTGGAACAAAGGGGGTTGCTATTTCGTTCCCATGGAGGAGCTTCGTTGCACAATCCCTATATCAATGAACTTCCGGTAAATGAAAAAGAGAAAATCCGGATGGAGGAAAAAATGCGGATTGGCGAGGCTGCTGCCCGGCTTATTGAACCTGATGATGCCATCATCATTGCCTCCGGTACCACCGTCCTGGCCTTTGCCCGATGCATCCGCCCCCGTCATCATCTTACAGTCATCACTGCTTCGCTGAATGTGGCTCTGGAATTAAACCGGTATCCCGAAACAGAGGTCATTCAATTACCAGGCCCCCTGCGCAAAACATCATCCTCTGTGATCGGTCCTTATGCGGAGCAGATGCTGCAGCAGTTTTCCTGCAGCAAATTATTTCTAGGTGTAGACGGCATTGATCCGGAATTTGGCTGTACGACTACCAGCATGCTGGAAGCCTCATTGAATCGTCATATGATGGCAGCTGCTCAGAAGACGATTGTGCTGGCCGATTCCACCAAATTCGGCAAACGGGGTTTCGGAAAAATCTGTGATATGGATGAGGTGGATCAAATCATTACCGACCGGGAAGTGTCGGATGCCATGTTGAAGGCCCTCGATGAAAAAGGGGTGGAAGTGGTAAAAGCTTAG
- the glpK gene encoding glycerol kinase GlpK, which produces MKEFILALDQGTTSSRAILFDQSGQIRAVAQKEFTQYYPQPGWVEHDPMEIWSTQAGVAAEVLSRAGVSSQQIAAIGITNQRETSIVWERNTGKPIYPAIVWQDRRTADRCDQLRKEAGELIRQKTGLLPDAYFSATKIRWILDHVPDARKKAEKGELAFGTIDSWLIWNFTRGKVHATDVTNASRTMLFNIYTRQWDPELLALLDIPQSLLPEVVASSGVVAETSGDVLTYPMPLAGIAGDQQAALFGQMCTEAGMVKNTYGTGCFVVMQTGTKPVQSQNRLLTTIAWEINGQLSYALEGSIFIGGAVVQWLRDGLQMIRSSSEIETLARQVPDTGGVYVVPAFTGLGAPHWNQQARGMIVGLTRGSTNAHIARAALESIAYQTYDVVRAMEADTGLSISEMRVDGGAAVNDLLMQFQADVLNTQVVRPAIVETTALGAAYLAGLAVGFWKNIEMIRSQWKESKRFIPQMPEPARQANLQGWERALKAVRCWAE; this is translated from the coding sequence ATGAAAGAATTTATCCTTGCGCTTGATCAGGGAACCACCAGTTCCCGCGCGATATTGTTTGATCAGTCAGGACAAATCCGTGCAGTCGCACAAAAGGAGTTTACCCAGTATTACCCTCAGCCCGGATGGGTAGAACATGATCCGATGGAAATCTGGTCGACGCAGGCCGGAGTTGCTGCCGAGGTGCTGAGTCGTGCCGGCGTAAGCAGCCAGCAGATAGCAGCCATCGGAATCACCAACCAGCGGGAAACCAGCATAGTTTGGGAGCGTAATACCGGTAAACCCATTTATCCAGCCATCGTATGGCAGGACAGGCGAACGGCTGATAGGTGTGATCAGCTGCGCAAGGAAGCGGGAGAACTGATTCGGCAGAAAACGGGTTTGTTGCCCGATGCCTATTTTTCAGCCACCAAAATTCGCTGGATATTGGATCATGTGCCGGATGCTCGGAAAAAAGCAGAAAAAGGAGAATTGGCATTTGGAACGATTGACAGCTGGCTGATCTGGAATTTTACCCGGGGTAAGGTTCATGCCACGGATGTAACCAACGCTTCCCGCACCATGCTGTTCAATATCTATACCCGGCAATGGGATCCGGAGTTACTGGCTTTGCTCGACATACCCCAAAGCCTCCTGCCTGAAGTAGTTGCTTCCAGCGGAGTAGTAGCTGAAACGTCAGGCGATGTACTTACATACCCCATGCCATTGGCTGGCATTGCCGGCGACCAGCAAGCTGCCCTGTTTGGACAGATGTGTACCGAAGCGGGTATGGTCAAAAATACCTATGGCACCGGATGTTTTGTGGTGATGCAAACCGGCACAAAACCCGTACAATCGCAAAACAGGCTGCTGACCACCATCGCCTGGGAAATCAACGGGCAACTGAGCTATGCTTTAGAAGGAAGTATTTTCATTGGAGGAGCGGTCGTACAGTGGCTGCGTGATGGCCTGCAGATGATTCGCTCTTCTTCGGAAATTGAAACACTTGCCCGCCAGGTACCAGATACCGGAGGCGTATATGTGGTGCCGGCTTTTACGGGGTTGGGTGCTCCGCATTGGAATCAGCAGGCCAGGGGAATGATTGTTGGACTCACCCGTGGTTCCACCAACGCCCATATTGCCAGAGCCGCACTGGAAAGCATAGCTTACCAGACCTACGATGTGGTCAGGGCTATGGAAGCCGACACCGGATTGTCTATTTCGGAAATGCGGGTGGATGGCGGCGCTGCAGTCAACGACCTGCTGATGCAATTTCAGGCCGATGTCCTGAATACCCAGGTAGTAAGGCCGGCTATTGTGGAAACCACTGCACTGGGAGCTGCTTATCTGGCCGGGTTGGCTGTGGGCTTTTGGAAAAATATCGAAATGATTCGTTCTCAATGGAAAGAGTCAAAACGATTTATCCCACAAATGCCAGAACCAGCCAGGCAAGCCAATTTGCAGGGATGGGAGCGGGCTTTAAAAGCCGTGCGTTGCTGGGCTGAATAA
- a CDS encoding MIP/aquaporin family protein: MHPFLAELLGTALLILLGDGVVANVLLRHTKGHQGGWIVITFGWAMAVYVAVFCVSSYSGAHINPAVTLALALAGKFSWNQVLPYIVAQLMGAMLGALLVWLTYKKHYDEQNAPDLILMTFCTQPAIRHRFFNLLTETIASWVLILGVLYMAKPDVGLGAIDALPVSLLVLAIGLSLGGHTGYAINPARDLGPRIIHALLPIPGKRDSDWSYAWVPVIGPVLGAVLAVATFALVGH, translated from the coding sequence ATGCATCCTTTTCTGGCTGAATTGCTCGGAACCGCTCTTCTGATTTTACTGGGCGATGGTGTTGTTGCCAACGTACTGCTCCGTCATACCAAAGGCCACCAGGGCGGATGGATAGTCATCACCTTCGGATGGGCCATGGCCGTGTATGTAGCAGTTTTTTGCGTATCCTCTTATAGCGGTGCACATATCAATCCGGCCGTAACCCTGGCATTGGCTCTTGCCGGTAAGTTTTCCTGGAACCAGGTTTTACCCTATATCGTTGCCCAGCTGATGGGTGCCATGTTGGGTGCCCTGCTGGTGTGGCTCACGTACAAAAAGCACTATGATGAACAAAATGCTCCCGACCTGATACTGATGACTTTCTGTACACAACCTGCTATTCGCCATAGGTTTTTTAATCTACTGACGGAAACCATTGCCAGTTGGGTACTTATTCTGGGCGTGCTTTATATGGCCAAGCCCGATGTGGGTTTAGGTGCTATTGATGCATTGCCTGTTTCCTTATTGGTACTTGCGATTGGCCTCTCGCTTGGCGGACATACCGGCTACGCCATCAATCCTGCCCGTGATCTGGGACCCCGCATTATCCACGCGTTATTGCCTATCCCAGGCAAGAGGGACAGTGACTGGAGCTACGCCTGGGTGCCTGTCATCGGCCCTGTTCTGGGTGCTGTGCTGGCTGTGGCTACATTTGCCCTGGTTGGACATTAG
- a CDS encoding ABC transporter permease, whose translation MNALGEKISQWWQLLVAFREKQIRKREEQIYHPFRVMVYKEIADHVRSWRFLIMGALILLTCMGSLYTAVQAMTSQSDQAASATSPGFFFLQLFTSSNGTLPPFHAFVAFLGPLLGISLGFDAINSEQHGRTLARIMAQPIHRDDIINAKFVAALVVISVMFFALTFLVMGTGLLVIGIPPTPGEFLRVVCYFLITVIYVAFWLNLSILFSVLFRQAATSAMMSIAVWLFFTVFFQIILNLISSAIVPSPDMAPADQVIRAQHLVMNLSRLSPGQLFSDITTVLLRPTIRTFGPLTLSQVVGAIPNPLPLGQSLLIVWPQITGLVAVTSVCFALSYVSFMRREIR comes from the coding sequence ATGAACGCTTTAGGTGAAAAGATCAGCCAATGGTGGCAGCTGCTGGTGGCATTCAGGGAAAAACAAATCAGGAAACGGGAAGAGCAGATTTATCATCCTTTCCGGGTAATGGTATACAAAGAGATTGCAGACCATGTGCGGAGCTGGCGGTTTCTGATTATGGGCGCATTGATTTTGCTGACCTGCATGGGATCGTTGTATACAGCTGTGCAGGCCATGACCAGTCAGTCTGATCAGGCCGCTTCAGCCACTTCACCGGGGTTTTTCTTTCTGCAATTGTTTACTTCATCCAACGGAACGCTTCCGCCCTTTCATGCATTTGTAGCTTTTCTGGGTCCTTTGCTGGGAATCAGCCTGGGTTTTGATGCCATCAATTCTGAGCAACATGGCCGAACATTAGCCAGAATCATGGCGCAACCCATTCACCGGGATGATATTATCAATGCCAAATTTGTAGCCGCGTTGGTAGTAATCAGTGTGATGTTTTTTGCGCTGACTTTTCTGGTGATGGGGACAGGTTTGCTGGTCATCGGCATACCACCGACTCCAGGTGAATTCCTCCGGGTTGTGTGTTATTTCCTGATTACGGTTATTTATGTGGCATTCTGGCTGAATCTGTCCATTTTATTTTCTGTTTTGTTCAGACAGGCTGCTACTTCAGCGATGATGAGCATTGCCGTGTGGTTATTTTTTACCGTGTTTTTTCAGATTATCCTTAACCTTATCTCCAGCGCCATTGTACCCTCTCCGGATATGGCACCTGCTGATCAGGTCATCCGGGCTCAGCATCTGGTCATGAATCTTTCGAGACTATCCCCCGGACAGTTGTTTTCGGATATCACCACAGTGCTTCTGCGTCCCACCATCCGCACGTTTGGACCGCTTACTCTTTCTCAGGTAGTGGGAGCCATTCCCAATCCCTTGCCCCTTGGCCAAAGCCTGTTGATTGTATGGCCGCAGATAACAGGACTGGTTGCAGTGACTTCCGTATGCTTTGCACTATCGTATGTTTCGTTTATGCGCAGGGAAATTCGCTGA
- a CDS encoding prolipoprotein diacylglyceryl transferase → MYPSLSDLLQDVFGIHVRLPIQTFGFFVAIAFLAAAYVLTLELKRRERLGWIKGTQEKYWVGKPPSFSDIAFHALLGFLLGFKLVGALLQWNEFVDQPQAYILSGAGNVPAGVVFALLLAYQRYRSRKKQQLAKPVLREKLVMPHQRVGDFTIIAAVGGLIGAKIFDSLENWHSYMQDPLHSFLSFSGLTFYGGLIVAGAAIAWYARKKNIDLWHLADAFAPAMMLAYGLGRIGCHMAGDGDWGIYNSAYLNDGHGGVVPAPPGGFQQALHQYQDFFLATYGSFSHVPHAYFLKPHWLSFLPDWLFAFTYPHNINNEGVPIPGCAGLHCAMLPVPVFPTPLYEITACLLLFAVLWYLRKRIFRPGLLTAIYLIMNGTERFLVELIRVNTKYDIFGIHPTQAELISLLLVIVGVVLIVYVHRKHPLLPAPQPVTRSSTARS, encoded by the coding sequence AGGGAAAGATTGGGATGGATAAAAGGTACGCAGGAGAAATACTGGGTGGGCAAGCCGCCCTCTTTTTCAGATATTGCATTTCATGCATTGTTAGGTTTTTTGCTGGGGTTCAAGCTGGTAGGTGCATTGTTACAATGGAATGAATTTGTGGATCAGCCTCAGGCCTATATTCTTTCCGGTGCAGGAAACGTGCCTGCAGGCGTTGTATTTGCACTGTTGCTGGCATATCAACGCTATCGCAGTCGCAAAAAGCAGCAACTGGCAAAGCCGGTCTTACGCGAAAAGCTGGTCATGCCTCATCAGCGGGTTGGCGATTTTACCATCATAGCAGCTGTTGGTGGGCTGATAGGAGCGAAAATTTTTGATAGCCTTGAAAACTGGCACAGCTATATGCAAGACCCGCTGCACAGCTTTTTGTCGTTCAGCGGACTTACTTTTTATGGAGGTCTGATCGTGGCTGGTGCGGCAATTGCCTGGTATGCTCGCAAAAAAAACATTGATTTATGGCATCTGGCCGATGCTTTTGCTCCAGCAATGATGCTGGCTTATGGATTGGGAAGGATCGGCTGCCATATGGCCGGAGATGGAGACTGGGGAATATACAACAGTGCGTATCTGAATGATGGCCATGGTGGAGTTGTTCCTGCTCCTCCGGGAGGATTTCAGCAAGCCCTGCACCAGTATCAGGATTTCTTTCTTGCAACTTATGGCAGTTTTTCGCATGTGCCGCATGCCTATTTCCTAAAGCCTCACTGGTTATCATTTTTGCCGGACTGGTTATTTGCCTTTACCTATCCGCATAACATCAACAATGAAGGCGTACCCATACCTGGATGTGCAGGTCTGCATTGCGCTATGCTGCCAGTTCCTGTATTTCCCACACCTTTATATGAAATTACGGCCTGCCTGCTGTTGTTTGCTGTACTTTGGTATCTCAGGAAACGCATCTTCAGGCCCGGTTTGCTCACGGCCATCTATCTCATCATGAATGGGACCGAACGCTTTCTGGTTGAATTAATCCGTGTAAATACGAAATATGATATTTTTGGTATTCATCCCACACAGGCTGAATTGATTTCCCTGTTGCTGGTCATCGTGGGTGTAGTGTTAATTGTATATGTGCATCGCAAACACCCCCTTTTGCCGGCGCCACAGCCTGTAACAAGGTCATCAACCGCACGTAGTTGA
- a CDS encoding COG1470 family protein, protein MLAYVFYPIGILWMMIGGLKADTAAKGTDTIHARPAIRLYTPYTKISIHPGQSITYNVDVTNNSKVTQNVDLWVSGLSSAWNYSLKSGSWDIRQIAVLPGQKESVTLQVTVPLRINKGAYRFYLHAGNGTTLPLTVIVAERGIYKTAFTTDQPNLEGAANSTFTFNTTLQNATADTQLYALNAEVPPGWDLAFKANGYKQVASILVNPNSTQNLTIEVHPPDQVPAGKYKIPVIASSGSTGAELDLEVVITGNYGMSLSTPSGLLSTDVTAGSEKTLKLTVTNTGSASLKKIQFSATTPTNWDVTFDPKNIDELPAGKTAEVRALIKADKHAIAGDYLVTIRANTTETSAKADFRVTVKTPMLWGWLGILIILGALGSIYYLFRKYGRR, encoded by the coding sequence ATGCTGGCTTATGTATTTTACCCCATCGGTATTTTATGGATGATGATTGGCGGATTAAAGGCTGATACAGCTGCAAAAGGTACAGATACGATTCATGCAAGGCCCGCCATCAGGTTATATACTCCCTATACAAAAATCAGTATTCACCCTGGGCAAAGTATCACTTATAATGTGGATGTTACAAACAACAGCAAGGTTACACAAAACGTGGATTTATGGGTGAGCGGATTATCTAGTGCATGGAATTACAGCCTGAAATCAGGAAGCTGGGATATCAGGCAGATTGCTGTACTTCCCGGACAAAAAGAATCTGTTACCTTACAGGTTACAGTCCCACTCAGGATTAATAAAGGTGCATATCGTTTTTATTTGCATGCAGGCAATGGTACAACCCTTCCGCTTACGGTAATTGTTGCTGAACGTGGAATTTATAAAACAGCTTTTACCACTGATCAGCCAAATCTGGAAGGAGCGGCTAACTCCACATTTACATTTAATACTACGCTGCAAAATGCAACGGCTGATACCCAGCTTTATGCGCTCAATGCAGAAGTTCCACCCGGATGGGATCTCGCATTCAAGGCAAATGGATACAAACAGGTAGCATCCATTCTGGTTAATCCGAATTCAACGCAAAATCTCACAATTGAGGTACATCCACCTGATCAGGTGCCTGCAGGTAAATACAAAATTCCTGTGATAGCCTCATCGGGAAGTACAGGAGCTGAACTTGATCTGGAAGTGGTGATCACAGGCAATTATGGCATGAGTCTGAGTACACCCAGTGGCTTGCTGAGTACGGACGTAACTGCGGGGAGTGAAAAAACATTGAAACTTACGGTGACCAATACCGGGTCAGCCAGTTTGAAAAAAATTCAATTCAGTGCAACAACTCCTACCAACTGGGATGTAACTTTTGATCCTAAAAACATTGATGAATTACCTGCAGGAAAAACTGCAGAAGTAAGAGCATTAATCAAAGCCGATAAACACGCTATTGCTGGTGATTATCTGGTTACAATCCGTGCAAATACTACAGAAACATCTGCCAAGGCTGATTTCCGGGTTACGGTTAAAACACCCATGCTGTGGGGATGGTTGGGTATTCTTATCATTCTGGGAGCGCTTGGTAGTATCTATTATTTGTTCCGTAAATATGGAAGAAGGTGA